The proteins below come from a single Corylus avellana chromosome ca3, CavTom2PMs-1.0 genomic window:
- the LOC132173367 gene encoding plant UBX domain-containing protein 10, whose translation MVDVADKLAYFQAITGLEDPDLCTEILAAHGWDLELAISSFTTTNHLSPPENSVAGPTTSVYDEGGGGGGTRLEQAENRVAAGPGLAWRVVTLPISVISGGIGLISGAIGLGIWAAGGVLSYSMGMIGLGRTREASARLVSVSAAAAEAMEFVEVFEREYGATGPRFVGEGFMDALQRSRSAFKLMFVYLHSPDHPDTPAFCERTLCSEAIAAFVNENFVSWGGNIRASEGFKMSNSLKASRFPFCAVVMAATNQRIALLQQVEGPKSPEEMLTILQKVLEESAPVLVAARLDAEERLTNTRLREEQDAAYRAALEADQARERQRREEQDRLVREAVDAETKRMDEEEARKRAAREAAEKEAALAKIRQEKALSLGAEPEKGPNVTQVLVRFPTGERKDRRFHSSATIQSLYDYVDSLGCLEVESYSLVSNFPRVVYGQEKLSMSLKDAGLHPQASLFVELNS comes from the exons ATGGTTGATGTGGCTGACAAATTGGCCTACTTCCAAGCGATCACGGGCCTTGAAGATCCCGATTTGTGCACGGAGATCCTTGCCGCCCATGGCTGGGACCTAGAGCTCGCGATCTCCTCCTTCACCACCACGAACCACCTGTCTCCGCCGGAAAATTCAGTCGCCGGCCCCACAACTTCCGTCTACGACGAAGGCGGAGGCGGTGGCGGCACGCGATTGGAACAGGCGGAGAATAGGGTCGCGGCGGGTCCTGGATTGGCGTGGAGGGTCGTCACGTTGCCGATTTCGGTAATTTCCGGTGGGATAGGGCTGATTTCCGGCGCGATTGGACTCGGAATATGGGCCGCCGGTGGAGTTTTGTCCTACTCGATGGGAATGATCGGGTTGGGCCGAACCAGAGAGGCCTCGGCCCGTTTGGTTTCGGTGTCGGCGGCGGCTGCTGAGGCGATGGAGTTCGTGGAGGTGTTCGAGAGGGAGTACGGGGCGACGGGGCCGAGGTTCGTGGGCGAGGGGTTCATGGACGCTCTACAGAGGTCGAGGAGCGCGTTCAAGCTCATGTTCGTGTACCTGCACTCGCCGGACCATCCGGACACACCTGCGTTCTGCGAGAGGACTCTGTGCTCAGAGGCTATAGCGGCATTCGTGAACGAGAATTTTGTATCCTGGGGAGGGAATATTCGGGCCAGCGAAGGGTTCAAGATGAGCAACAGCTTGAAGGCCTCGAGGTTTCCCTTCTGTGCTGTGGTTATGGCCGCCACAAATCAGAGGATTGCTCTGCTCCAACAG GTTGAGGGACCAAAATCTCCTGAAGAAATGCTCACGATATTGCAGAAAGTCCTTGAAGAAAGTGCCCCTGTTCTTGTTGCTGCAAGGCTTGATGCAGAAGAAAGGTTAACTAACACACGCTTAAGGGAGGAGCAAGATGCTGCCTACAGAGCAGCACTTGAAGCTGATCAA GCTAGGGAACGCCAGAGGAGAGAAGAGCAAGATCGTCTTGTAAGGGAAGCTGTTGACGCTGAGACGAAGCGGATGGATGAAGAAGAAGCTCGCAAAAGAGCAGCACGTGAAGCTGCAGAGAAAGAGGCTGCATTAGCAAAAATACGGCAGGAGAAAGCCTTGTCACTTGGTGCTGAACCTGAAAAAGGGCCTAATGTTACACAG GTTTTGGTGCGGTTTCCTACTGGCGAGCGCAAGGATAGGAGGTTCCACAGTAGTGCAACGATTCAATCTCTATATGACTATGTTGATTCTTTGGGCTGTTTAGAAGTTGAGAGTTATAGTCTCGTCTCTAACTTTCCTCGGGTCGTTTATGGCCAAGAGAAACTGTCTATGTCACTGAAAGACGCAGGTTTACATCCTCAGGCCAGCCTTTTTGTGGAGCTGAACTCATAG
- the LOC132173366 gene encoding serine/threonine-protein kinase WNK8-like: MGFGAGRESEADDGDGDGVEKDPTGRYVRYDEVLGRGAFKTVYKAFDEVNGIEVAWNQVDIEDVLQSPEQLERLYSEVHLLKSLKHENIIKFYNSWVDDKNKTINLITELFTSGSLRQYRKKHKNVDIKAIKNWARQILRGLCYLHGQNPPIIHRDLKCDNILVNGNNGEVKIGDLGLATVMQQPTARSVIGTPEFMAPELYEEEYNNLVDIYSFGMCMLEMVTCEYPYSECKNPAQIYKKVTTGIKPASLSKVNDPQVKQFIEKCLVPASMRLPAVELLKDPFLVTGNSKDIICDSLQLPNNSPELVNPLQVESHAMDIDSNCKKLFGSSIKSISGTSNSSTLEFQRFTENNEFRLRGEKNDDNTISLTLLITNPCGQLRNIHFAFYLDSDTVISIAEEMVEQLDLSKEDVVVIAELIDNLLAKLVPRLKSSFENCSYEANTSFCDSPLLQIRGNLASVEAPAKAVVEHHVLPQMADVEGEDNQESTVSDISAEYGVSMASDADLESALESDYFSVDEYDKSLNGHGFNSEYGVYDHGGHSVNSYEANVCESLMINEPAENSATSCINSCFGMLENFSLSSICCLSLAEENQCDELKLELEEIETQYHQRLVELQRMREQAIENARKRWMMKKKIAVI, encoded by the exons ATGGGTTTTGGTGCGGGTCGAGAATCGGAGGctgatgatggtgatggtgatggtgtgGAGAAAGATCCGACGGGACGATACGTACGG TATGATGAAGTGTTGGGGAGAGGAGCATTTAAGACTGT ATACAAGGCATTTGATGAAGTTAATGGGATAGAAGTTGCTTGGAACCAAGTGGACATTGAGGATGTATTGCAGTCACCAGAACAGCTGGAAAGATTATATTCAGAGGTTCATCTGCTGAAATCTTTGAAACATGAAAATATTATCAAGTTCTATAATTCTTGGGTAGATGATAAGAACAAGACCATCAACCTGATAACAGAGTTGTTCACTTCTGGGAGTCTGAGGCA ATATCGTAAGAAGCATAAAAATGTTGATATAAAGGCCATCAAGAACTGGGCGAGGCAGATTCTTCGAGGTTTATGCTATCTGCATGGCCAGAATCCTCCAATTATCCACAGAGACCTGAAATGTGACAATATATTGGTTAATGGGAATAATGGAGAAGTTAAAATTGGAGATCTTGGATTGGCAACTGTCATGCAGCAGCCTACTGCCCGAAGTGTTATAG GCACTCCTGAGTTCATGGCTCCTGAGCTTTATGAAGAGGAATATAACAATCTTGTTGACATATATTCTTTTGGAATGTGCATGTTAGAAATGGTTACTTGTGAATACCCATATAGCGAATGCAAAAATCCAGCTCAAATATATAAGAAGGTTACCACT GGCATAAAGCCTGCTTCCCTCAGTAAAGTGAATGACCCCCAAGTTAAGCAGTTCATAGAGAAGTGTCTGGTTCCAGCATCTATGAGATTGCCTGCAGTGGAGCTCTTGAAAGATCCATTCCTTGTGACTGGAAATTCTAAGGATATCATTTGTGATTCCCTGCAGTTACCCAATAACTCGCCTGAATTAGTGAACCCGCTGCAAGTTGAATCTCATGCCATGGACATAGACTCCAACTGCAAGAAGCTTTTTGGCTCTAGCATAAAAAGCATCAGTGGAACTTCAAACTCTTCGACTCTAGAATTTCAGAGGTTTACTGAGAATAACGAATTTAGGTTAAGAGGGGAGAAAAATGATGACAATACAATTTCATTAACTCTCCTCATCACTAATCCCTGTG gTCAGTTGAGAAATATCCACTTTGCATTTTATCTTGATTCTGATACTGTAATTTCAATAGCTGAGGAGATGGTTGAACAACTTGATCTATCAAAAGAAGATGTGGTTGTCATTGCTGAGTTAATTGACAACTTGCTTGCCAAGCTTGTACCCAGATTGAAATCTTCATTTGAGAACTGTTCATATGAAGCAAACACTTCATTTTGCGATTCTCCTCTACTTCAGATTCGTGGAAATTTAGCCTCAGTAGAGGCTCCTGCCAAGGCAGTTGTTGAGCACCATGTTCTCCCACAAATGGCTGATGTGGAAGGTGAAGACAATCAAGAATCAACCGTTTCAGATATATCAGCTGAGTATGGTGTCTCAATGGCCTCAGATGCCGATCTGGAAAGTGCTTTGGAGTCTGATTATTTCAGTGTTGATGAATACGATAAAAGCTTAAATGGGCACGGTTTCAATTCAGAGTATGGGGTTTATGATCATGGTGGGCATAGTGTGAACAGCTATGAAGCTAATGTTTGTGAGTCTCTCATGATTAACGAGCCTGCAGAGAACTCTGCAACCTCCTGTATCAATTCATGTTTCGGAATGTTAGAAAACTTTAGTTTGTCGAGCATATGTTGTCTATCTCTGGCAGAAGAGAATCAGTGTGATGAGCTAAAGCTGGAGTTGGAGGAAATTGAAACACAGTATCACCAACGTTTGGTTGAACTCCAGAGGATGAGAGAGCAAGCAATAGAAAATGCCAGAAAGAGATggatgatgaagaaaaaaatagctgttatttga
- the LOC132174415 gene encoding uncharacterized protein LOC132174415: MGYKDLEWFNMALLAKQGWRLVQNPSGLVAKIIKEKYYPQGTFMEANLGRQPSYVWRSIWNARRLLVEGLAWRVGDGSKISIWKDKWVSTSTARLIQSLVLILAQDAKVSELLDKETNWWNTTLVHEVFSAEETGLISNMAERFEVDKGSCSNRDSNKGLWKAIWNNGVPRPVKTFLWKACNNIFPTKENLFKKHVTLDPPCPICSLEGETVGHILWSCPSAHDVWNECTTRINKSTSDYIDFISIMEKMMKRTSEEEMKLVAIAARQIWHRRNSMVFEGKFTSPTTILRISKDQLETHLMAEKQERDRRSTPRRPEAKCWKKLPAGSFKVNWDTLVDNTRRRVGIGHIVRDYGGEVIAMLCETKDYVQDPATAEALAARRGV, translated from the exons ATGGGATATAAAGACCTTGAGTGGTTCAACATGGCACTCCTAGCAAAACAAGGATGGAGACTTGTGCAAAATCCGAGTGGTCTAGTTGCTAaaattatcaaagaaaaatactatCCTCAAGGCACTTTCATGGAAGCTAATTTAGGAAGACAACCCTCATACGTGTGGAGGAGCATATGGAATGCAAGAAGGCTGCTAGTTGAGGGACTGGCATGGAGGGTAGGAGATGGAAGCAAGATTAGCATCTGGAAGGACAAATGGGTGTCTACGTCAACCGCTAGACTCATCCAATCCCTGGTCTTAATTCTCGCACAGGATGCCAAGGTGAGTGAACTATTGGACAAGGAAACTAATTGGTGGAATACGACCCTTGTGCATGAAGTTTTCTCGGCTGAGGAAACGGGGCTCATAAGCAATATGGCG GAGCGCTTTGAAGTGGACAAAGGTAGCTGCTCGAACAGAGATAGCAACAAGGGTTTATGGAAGGCTATATGGAACAACGGAGTACCGAGACCAGTCAAAACATTCTTGTGGAAGGCATGCAATAATATATTTCCCACAAAAGAGAACTTGTTTAAGAAGCATGTCACTCTTGATCCCCCGTGCCCGATATGCAGCCTGGAGGGAGAGACAGTAGGGCACATCTTGTGGAGTTGCCCATCAGCCCATGATGTGTGGAATGAATGCACAACCAGAATAAACAAAAGCACTAGTGATTACATTGACTTCATAAGCATCATGGAGAAGATGATGAAACGAACTAGTGAGGAGGAGATGAAACTGGTGGCCATCGCTGCAAGGCAGATTTGGCATAGAAGAAATTCAATGGTATTCGAAGGGAAGTTCACATCTCCAACCACCATTTTACGTATCTCTAAGGACCAACTGGAGACCCACTTAATGGCAGAGAAGCAGGAACGGGATCGAAGGTCAACTCCACGGAGGCCAGAAGCAAAATGCTGGAAGAAATTGCCAGCAGGCTCCTTCAAAGTCAACTGGGACACTTTGGTTGACAACACAAGGAGAAGAGTAGGGATCGGGCATATTGTTAGGGACTATGGAGGAGAGGTTATTGCTATGCTGTGTGAGACGAAGGATTACGTCCAGGACCCAGCAACGGCCGAAGCCTTAGCAGCAAGGAGAGGAGTATAA